One Alligator mississippiensis isolate rAllMis1 chromosome 16, rAllMis1, whole genome shotgun sequence genomic region harbors:
- the LOC132246459 gene encoding uncharacterized protein LOC132246459 yields MGNEVSPKRLCASSEKCKAQEAVEGSGEMLPTAQSSQEVTAWIDQSWSFPEEALQDPGSALTPVTQEASAQTMGKTAVDQSAHRLSLGQRLQVWIGKVPRARDVVQTSGEVLQGTEAKPPTKVTQDSKPAPKNVRQPREAPTAVESTEETAKPGLVAYPDSETPATPLAKQGVHASAWATDKAEMDLTASEVTEIWQLRSSQAPSTPSKEVTEDAEHSSQPANPETEALVESQTRLEGYLAVCKRLYNLLLTPSPLCRWLKKAKSSPKQ; encoded by the coding sequence ATGGGGAATGAAGTTAGCCCAAAGAGGCTGTGTGCATCAAGTGAGAAATGTAAGGCTCAAGAGGctgtggagggaagtggggaaatgCTTCCTACTGCACAAAGCTCGCAAGAGGTTACAGCATGGATTGACCAGAGCTGGTCTTTCCCAGAAGAGGCTTTGCAAGACCCTGGCAGTGCTCTTACACCAGTAACACAGGAGGCATCTGCACAGACAATGGGGAAGACTGCAGTGGATCAGTCCGCTCATCGTCTGAGCCTCGGGCAAAGGCTGCAAGTTTGGATTGGCAAGGTACCACGAGCCAGGGATGTGGTCCAGACTTCAGGTGAGGTGCTACAGGGAACAGAAGCCAAGCCTCCTACAAAGGTAACGCAGGACAGTAAGCCTGCTCCCAAAAACGTGAGACAGCCTAGAGAAGCCCCAACTGCTGTAGAGAGTACAGAAGAGACGGCCAAGCCTGGGCTTGTTGCATACCCTGATTCTGAGACTCCAGCTACTCCACTAGCTAAACAAGGGGTACATGCTAGTGCATGGGCCACAGATAAGGCTGAAATGGATCTGACTGCTTCAGAGGTGACTGAGATTTGGCAGTTGAGGTCTTCACAGGCACCTTCTACCCCCAGCAAAGAAGTGACTGAAGATGCTGAGCATAGTTCACAACCTGCAAACCCAGAAACTGAGGCCCTAGTGGAAAGCCAGACCAGGCTGGAAGGCTACCTTGCTGTGTGCAAGAGATTGTACAACCTACTGCTGACACCAAGCCCACTCTGCAGGTGGCTCAAGAAAGCAAAATCCAGCCCAAAGCAGTGA